TGGCCCCCCTGCGATGCCCACGCCCCCCCATGATGGCCCAGCACCCCAGGTGCTCACGaaccccctgagcccccccagtGCTGGTACCCCCCCGGGGTGCCCGTGCCCCTGCAGTGTCGGTGCCCCCTGCGATGCCCACGCCCCCCCATGATGGCCCAGCACCCCAGGCGCTCAGGaacccccgagcccccccagtGCTGGTACCCCCTGGGTGCTGGTACCCCCCCAGGTTGCCCGTGCCCCTGCAGTGTCGATGCCCCCTGCGATGCCCACAGCCCCCCATGATggcccagcaccccagggtgctcacgaaccccccgagcccccccggtgCCGGTACCCCCCGGGGTGCCCGTTCCCCTGCAGTGTCAGTGCCCCCTGCGATGCCCACGCCCCCCCCATGATGGCCCAGCACCCCAGGGCGCTCAGgaaccccccgagcccccccagtCCTGGTACCCCCTGGGTGCCAGTACCCCCCCAGGGTGCCCGTGCCCCTGCAGTGTTGGTGCCCCCTGTGATGCCCACGCCCCCCCATGATGGCCCAGCACCCAGGGCTCTCACGAACCCCCCGgtgcccccgtgccccccgcgccCCTCACGTTGTCGTTGGAGGGCTCGTCCTCCATGGCGGCCTGGATGCCGTAGGCCAGGAAGCAGAGGATGGCCCCGATCCAGAGCAGGATGGAGAAGCCCCCGAAGAGCTGGCGGCAGAACTTGACCCActcgggggtggtgggggggggcgTCAGGGCGTTGGGGCCGTCCTGCACCAGGATCTCGGCCGCCCGCGCGTTGGTCAgcccctgcggggggggggggcacacgctGCACCGGGGGTCCGCGGGCGGCAGGGACAGGGGTCCCAGCCCCGGGACACCCCGGGGGTccgggagggcagggtgctgtgaCCAGGGAACCCTGGGGTCGTGTGGGGCTATGGGGGGGCATGGCCAGGAGGGACCCACGAGTCAGGAGGGGACAGGGGGTATGGCCAGGGGTCACCCACagggacagggtgctggggggcatgGCTGGGTGTCACccgtggggacaggagggacgTGGGGTGCCGGGAGGGGACAGGCGGGACATGGCTGGTGTCAcccatggggacaggagggacatggggtgccaggaggggacaggggcAACATGGCTGGTGTCACCCACAGGGACAGGAGGGATGCGGGGTGCCAGGAGGAGACAGGGGGGACATGGCTGGGGTCACccgtggggacaggagggacgcggggtgccgggaggggacaggggggacatggctggtgtcacctgtggggacaggagggacgcggggtgccaggaggggacaggggggacatggctggtgtcacctgtggggacaggagggacatggggtgccaggaggggacaggggggacatggctggtgtcacccgtggggacaggaggggatgtggggtgccaggaggggacaggggggacatggctggtgtcacctgtggggacaggagggacatGGGGTgccgggaggggacaggggggacatggctggtgtcacccgtggggacaggagggatgCGGGGTGCCAGGAGGAGACAGGGGGGACATGGCTGGTGTCAcccatggggacaggagggacatGGGGTgccgggaggggacaggggggacatggctggtgtccacccgtggggacaggagggatgcggggtgccgggaggggacaggggggacatggctggtgtcacctgtggggacaggagggacgcggggtgccaggaggggacaggggggacatggctggtgtcacccgtggggacaggagggatgtggggtgccaggagggggacaggggggacatggctggtgtcacctgtggggacaggagggacgcggggtgccgggaggggacaggggggacatggctggtgtcacctgtggggacaggagggacgcggggtgccaggaggggacaggggggacatggctggtgtcacccgtggggacaggagggatgtggggtgccaggaggggacaggggggacatggctggtgtcacccgtggggacaggagggatgcggggtgccgggaggggacaggggggacatggCTGGTGTCACCCGTGGGGACAGAAGGGACGCGGGGTGCCGGAGGTGGCCTCGAGGACGGGGCCATGGGGACATCTCACCCGGGACAGGTCCACCTGGTACTTCCTGCCCAGCTCATCCAGGGACAGCTTGTGGTCATCCTGCGGGCGGACGTCACCCACGTCACCCGCGTCCCCCCCGCGGGGCTGGCACGCGCAGCcgtccccggtgtccccagccccctcctcaccaAGTTGAACCTCCTTCTTCAGCTCGTCCAgctccttctccttctgcttccgCTTGCCGCCGCCGTTCTCGGACGTGGTGGCCGCGGTGGCGAGTACTCGCGGCCGGCCTGGGGGCGCGGGACCCCGTGACCCCCGGGGCacgcgggcagcgggcgcggtGGCACCGCCGGGGCACGGCCCTCGCCGCGGGCATTACCATGGGCATGGATGTCACCGCCAGCGTGGGGGTCACCGGTGGCCACAGGCATCATCGAGGGCACGGGGCGTCCACGGCGGGCacggggggggctgcaggcaccggcggcagcgtgggcacggggggggctgcaggcggggggggggggggggggcccaagttgggggggatgggggtggcACTGTGGCCATGgagtgtccccagggctgggggggtcacTCTGTCCACAGCGGGGGGTCCTCAGGGCCGTGGTGGGAGGTCACTGTGGTCATGGGGGGGGGTCACTGTGGCcgttggggctgggggggggcggccTGTGGTCATGGAGGGGACCTCAGCACCGGGGGGGTGGAGGGGTCACTGTGGCTGTGGGGGTGTCATTTTGGTCacggggtgtccccagggctgtggggGTGTCACTTTGTCTGTGGGGAGGGTCATGGGGGTCATGTGGTCGCGGGGGGGTCACTGCGGCCGTTtgtggggtccccagggctgtgGGGGGACACGGCCTGTGGTCATGGAGGGGTCCTCAGGTCCCAGGGGGGTGTCACTGTGGCTGGGGGGGGATCCCTGTGGTCACAGGGGGGTGTAACTTTGGTCAtgggggtgtccccagggccatGAGGGTGTCACTGTGGCCATGGGGGAGTCTCTGTGACAGTGGGGGGGTCCCCACAAGCCGGGGAGAGGACCACACCACCAGCACCAAGGGGGTCACGGAGAGGCGGgggacagcagccctgcccgctctcccggggggggacacacggccCCCCCGCTGCGGCGGCAGGGGGTcccccagggctggcagggcccgtGCTCCCCCCGGGCTGGAGGCTGCCaggcgcaggcagcagcgggcaggggccggggggggccgcgggagcCCCagcgtggggccggggggggccggggggggccgatGCGGTCATGGAAAACGGCCCCGGTGCCAAGAACAACGCCGGGAGCGCGGGGGTCGTGTTaccgcggggagggggcacggggcACGCGCCCACCCCCCTCACCGGGCTCcctcccgcggggggggggctccgctGCTCgctcccccctcagccccccacgCGGGGACACTGCGAGGGGGTCCCACTTGGAGGGGTACCCCGGGATTCTTGGGGGGGATAGTGGGTGTCGTGTGTgtgtgaccccccccccggcatctCGCTGGGGCCGGTCTGCCaggaggggacggggggacacccgcggggggggcagcccctgccccacaccccccGGGGTCCGCCCACCTTTGGGTGGGTGCccagggcgcggggggggccggctgggggggggtcccggccgtgccaggcgggccgggggggccgggccagGCGCCAGCCCCCGGCTCAGGGCCCCCCTGCGGCCGTTGCCACGGCACCGGGGACCCCAGCGCTGGGCAGCGGCGGGCACCGGGCCACGCGcacggcggggggcggggctccgcagaggcgcccggcgccgtgcctcagtttcccctccacGGGGGACCCTTTCCCACCCCGCAGTTCCCCCTCacgggggggacccaggcgtccagGCAACCGCCCACCCGTGTCGGGGTCACTCAGGAATGGGGGGGGGCAGTGGCACCGGGGGGGGGAGTGGCAGTGGGACCCTCGGGGTGGCGGCCGGGGGTCGCGGGTGGGCTCTGGCGGCAGCGCCCGACGAGGGCAGCGCCCAGGGGTGGCAgcgggtgggtgggggtccccgcgGGTGGGTGGGGTGGGCAGCCCCGCGGGTGGGTGCCCCGCGGGTGGGTGCCCCGCGTGGGTGCGTGGCGGGCCCCCGGCCCCCTCTACTCACCCCTCTGCCCATTGGCGCTGCCGTCGCTGCTCTCGGCCCGGggcactcgggggggggggggcggcggcggcggccgagaAAAACCCTCccgggccccgcccggcccggccccccccgcccacccggcccgcccccccccggccccccggacCCTCCTGGCCGGACCCGgaccctccccgcaccccccctctCCGCTCAGCCCCGTAATagaggagggggggggatccctctgccctcccccggccgtgccgggggtctccggccccccccctgccccgaggcAGCCgtgggacccaggcgtccggggcgGTGGGGGGTCCCGGCCGAGCGCTGGGAACCCAGGTgtccggggcggggggtgcccccctcctgaccccccccacGGACCCCGAGGCTGGGGGGGGTGTCAGGGGACCCGGGCGTCTGGGCCCCCCACGTGGACCCCACGGCTTGGCCGGGGgagggacaggggctgcttggacacctgggtcccctccctgcagccccccccagagCAGGGGATGACCCCGGGGGGGCAGTTTGGTGGGGCTGATCCCCCCCCAGAGCAGGGGGGTGACCCCGGGGGGGCAGTTTGGTGGGGCTGATCCCCCCCCAGAGCAGGGGGTGACCCCGGGGGGGCAGTTTGGTGGGGCTGATCCCCCCCCAGAGCAGGGGGTGACCCCGGGGACAGTTGGGGGGGgctgttccccccccccagaGCAGGTGGTGACCACAGGGGGGCAGTTTGGCGGGGCTGGTCCCAGtatgctcctgccccagccctggccggGGACACTggtggccctgggcagcagccggaACGCGGGATGGCTAAAATTAGCCGGGGAAAggccagggccggggggggggggccgggggggctgtgccgggggggcTGTGCCCGGGGACCAGCTGTGCCCGCGGTGGCTGTGCCCGCATCACGTCCTGacaccccccgtgcccccccagtggccccccccgctcccccagtccggccccgcagccccagcgcccCCCAGTCCCGCTCCATGGTCCCCCCCCAGTaaccacccccccgcaccccccgctccccagggTCCGGCTTAGTCGCCACGGCAACCGTCAAGGGCAGCTCAAGGGCATGGGGGGGCACGGCCGTGGGGCCCACAGCCCCCtgcaccagtgccaccagtgtgCACCAGTGTACCCGGTACACCCACACCCCAGCCTACAGCACCAGTCCCCCCGTCCAGCCTTCTGCTCCCAGTGTCGCCCAGTATTCCCAGTCTGGACCAGTGCCATCAGTccagccctgcacccccagcGTAGCCCAGTATCCCCAGTATCCCCCAGCACCTCTTTGTCCACCCCCGTTTGCCTCAGTCCCCCAAGTCTGCCCCAGTATCCCCCAGCGCATCCAGTGCCTCCAGTCTGGCCCAAAtatcccccagcagccccagtccccccagtccccccccagtCTCCCCCAGCCCGCCCCAGTGCCCCCTGTCTGTTTCAGCCCCCCCAGGCCATCCCAGTCTCCTGagtcctcccagtccccccagtccccccagtccgcCCCAGTCCATCGCAGtcccccccagttcccccagtccccccagcccgTCCCAGCTGGGGCCGAGCACGCCAAGGCcggttgggggggggtggggggtgtttacccaggctgtgccccccgctgtccccccccccgctgccccccaagCTGAGCAAACAGATGACGCGGGGCGCGGGCGCCACGTGCCGGCCCCCCCacgggggacccaggcgtccgggaccCACGGGGGACCAggagcccgccccccccccgctgcccggggcagcccactcctcccagttgcccCAGTCCCTGCCGGAGGTGGCAGCGGTGACGCgtgccccggcgggggggggggggggttggcccCCACGCACACGCGCGTGCCCCTGCCCGCGCGCGGAtcgcgccccccccacccctgccccgcgCAGCTGCTGCCCGTGGGCGGGAGGAATGCGGCggccggggggacgcggggacacgggggggggccGTGTCACCCCTCCGCTCACGCCGACCACGCGTGGGCacacgccccgccccgcggccgacACGCGTGGGCACGCAGCCGAGGGTCCCGCagccgggggtcccgcagccggGGGTCCCGCAGCAGCGGGGGTCCCGGGCTGCGCCGCGCTGCCGGACCGGGGGGCGCGGACCCACGCGCCGTGCCGGGGGTTGGGGGCCCAGctctgcccccccgccccgccccacccgagacgtgggctgggggtggggcCTGCGAGGAGCGGTGGGCGGGGCGTCCCGGTCACTCAACCCCGGCTCGGCTCCGCCCTCTCCCCCGAGCACCGCCCCCTCGCTGCTGGGGGGGCCCCTGCGgacgggggggggcagcggggggggggctcggtgCCCCCGCCCGCCCTGGGGGTCCCCACGTCCTtaagccctctcccctgcccaccctgggggtccccgtTGCCTTGGAGTCCCCCCCGCCCACCCTGGGGGTCGTCGTGCCCGCAGTGCTACGGGCCTCGCGGTGtattgggcggggggggggggggggggggcacagggctgtCACCCCCGTCCCTCCCGcgggtccctgtgcccccccgtGCCCACCCCCCTGACACCCGTGGGCACCCATGGGGCGGTGGAGACGCTGGGCGTGGGGGCAAGTGCCCCCCCCTTGGACCCGCAAACCTGCTGGGGGGGGCACCAGCCTCGGTTCCCCCCCCTTCATTAAAGCACCCCGGAGCTCGAGCGCCCTGAGAACGAGGCtgggtgacacccccccccccccccccccccccccgcatcacCCCTGGCTCGTGCCCCTCGCCCGGGCCCTACAGGAATGACCTGGGACGGGGTGGAAGATCGGGGCTAAGCCAGCCCCCCCGGGGGGGCAAAAATGGCATTGAGGGGGGGGGTGTGACGTGCCATGGCCTGGAGCCCCCCTTAATCCTGGGGGGGTGTGACGTGCCGTAGCCTGGAGCCCCCCGTAATCCTGGGAGGGGGCACTAACGCCCTCCCGCATCACCTGTGGCAGCGGGGGGGGCCCctgtttcccccccaccccgcggcgggcggccccgcccgggcgcacccccccccattcagCACCCCGAGaccaccacaggttttttttttggggggggggcgttTATTTCCAAggacgctgggggggggggggggggggcccggccctcACCGCGCCTCGGGGCTGGCCAGGGAGCCGTTGCTCTCCCGGGGGTCTCCGggggcccgccccccccccccgtcgggCGGCTGGTCCAGGCGGCTGGGGATGGACCAGTAGAGGTGGGCGTCcccggcgcgcggcggcggcggccagctGGCGCGCGCTGCCGCCGGGGGTGGGCACGGGCACGGTCTCGTGGAAGCCCCCGTAGTCCACGCGGTAGCCGCCCTCCTCGCGGCTGAGCAGCGGCGCGAAGCGGTGCCCCCACAAAACCTCGTCCGCCAGGTACGAGCTGCGGGCCTGGCACGTCATCcctggggggggcagcggggcggcgggggcggggcggggggggcaccccccaccccccgcccggccggggggctgagcggccccgctgcggggggGCACCCCCGTGGGCGAGGCGGCCAGTGTGCGGGGCACCCCGATATCTGCAGCACCCAGTGCGGGGGTACCCCTGTCCTGGCGGGGGGGGGATGAGCTGCATGGGGCACCCCGATATCTGCGGTAACCCTCTGTGGGGGGCACCCCAATATCTGCAGCACCCAGTGCGGGGGTACCCCTGTCCTGGCGGGGGGGGGATGAGCTGCATGGGGGCACCCTGATatctgcagcacccagcagaggGGGAACCCCAGtcctggctgggggggggtctgagCTTCACCCGCTGCATGGGGCACCCCGATATCTGCAGCACCCAGTGCGGGGGTACCCCTGTCCTGGCGGGGGGGTCTGAGCTGCATGGGGTACCCCGATATCTGCAGTACCCAGTGCGGGGGGTACCCCTGTCCTGGCGGGGAGGGATGAGCTGCATGGGGCACCCCGATATCTGCAGCACCCAGTGCGGGGGTACCCTGGTCCTGGCTTCCTGGCTGGGGGGGGTGTCTGAGCTGCACCGTCTGTGGGGGGCACCCCGATATCTGCAGCACCCAGTGCGGGGGTACCCTGGTCCTGGCTTCCTGGCTGGGGGGGTGTCTGAGCTGCACCGTCTGTGGGGGGCACCCCGAATATCTGCAGCACCCAGTGCGGGGGTACCCCTGTCCTGGCAGGGGGGTCCTGAGCTTCACCTGCTGCATGGGGCACCCCAATATCGGCAGTACCCCGTGTGTGGGGTACCCCTGACCTGGCTGGGGGGTCTGAGCTGCAATGGGGCACCCCGATATCTGCAGCACCCTCTGTGGGGGGCACCCCAATATCTGCAGTATCCAGTGCGGGGGTACCCCCTGTCCTGGCTGGGGGGGGTCTGAGCTTCTCCTGCTGCATGGAGCACCCCAATATCTGCAGCACCCAGTGCGGGGGTACCCCCTGTCCTGGCTGGGGGGGGTCTGAGCTTCTCCTGCTGCATGGAGCACCCCAATATCTGCAGCACTCAGTGCGGGGGTACCCCGgtcctggcggggggggggtctgtgaAGCACCCGGCGCATGGGACACCCCAGTGGGCAGGGGGACAGGCTGGGACACCCGGGGCTGTCACTGTCATTGGGGTCCCCTCCCCAAGCTCCTGGTGGGGCCAGTCCAAGAGAAagtttgggggggtgggaggggtacAGGGGaaggctgcccccccccccccccccccccccggcctgcaatggggttactgggggggggcacatcgaggctgagctgggggggtGAGGGTGGATTTGGGGTCAcctcccagccaggagcaggcaggaaCACGCTGTGGGCCTCGGGGGGAGATGTCCCCATGGAGCTGAAGCGTCCCCGTGAGGTGTCCCCGTGAGGTGTCCCCATGGAGATGAGGTGTCCCCCATGGAGATGAGGTGTCCCTACGGGAGTTGAGATGTCCCCATGGAGGTGTCCCCGTGGAGGTGAGATGTCCCTGTGGAGATGAGGTGTCCCTGCGGAGGTGAGATGTCCCCATGCAGATACCCCCATGGTGATGAGGTGTCCCCTCGGAGGTGTCCCCACAGAGGTGAAGCGTCCCCGAGCGCATcccacccccccgccgccaccggcGTCCCCGTTACCTGTGGCCTCCACCATCCCCTCGAGGATGACGACGATCTCGAAATCGTCCTTCTCCAGCTGGTGCCGCGAGACGTCCCAGAAGGGGCTGCGCTCGTCGATCTCGTGGCTGATGATGAGGGGCGAGACGAGGAAGAGGCGGTCGTCGCCCGTCTCGAAGCCCACGCTCAGGTCGGTCTGGTCCAGCGGGATGAACTCGCCCTCCTGCGTCtgcttggacttgatgagcttggCGCGGATGGAGGCCTCCACGATGTGCGAGTCCCGCAGGTCGCCCACGCGGAACATCAGGCAGAGGCGGTCGTCCCGCAGGGAGACCACGGCGTGGGAGGAGAAGACCAGGGTCTCGGCGCGCTTGTTGGGCTGGGAGATCTTGACGAACATGCAGCCCACCATGAAGGCGTTGACCATGGAGCCCAGGatggcctggagcagcagcagcacgatGCCCTCGGGACACTTGTCGGTGATGACGCGGTGGCCGTAGCCGATGGTGGTCTCCGTCTCGATGGAGAAGAGGAAGGCGGAGACGAAGCCGTTGAGGTTGTTGACGCAGGGGGTCCAGGCGTGGTCCTCCAGGTGGTCCAGGTCCCCCCGGCAGTAGGCGATGAACCACCAGATGAGGCCGAAGAAGAGCCAGGTGACGGCGTAGGCGAGGATGAAGACGAGGAGGCTGAAGCGCCACTT
This DNA window, taken from Opisthocomus hoazin isolate bOpiHoa1 chromosome 30, bOpiHoa1.hap1, whole genome shotgun sequence, encodes the following:
- the KCNJ9 gene encoding LOW QUALITY PROTEIN: G protein-activated inward rectifier potassium channel 3 (The sequence of the model RefSeq protein was modified relative to this genomic sequence to represent the inferred CDS: deleted 1 base in 1 codon), which translates into the protein MAQDNAAFCGVPEGVSGEAKPPPVPPRRRGAGARKRQRYVEKDGKCNVQHGNVRETYRYLTDIFTTLVDLKWRFSLLVFILAYAVTWLFFGLIWWFIAYCRGDLDHLEDHAWTPCVNNLNGFVSAFLFSIETETTIGYGHRVITDKCPEGIVLLLLQAILGSMVNAFMVGCMFVKISQPNKRAETLVFSSHAVVSLRDDRLCLMFRVGDLRDSHIVEASIRAKLIKSKQTQEGEFIPLDQTDLSVGFETGDDRLFLVSPLIISHEIDERSPFWDVSRHQLEKDDFEIVVILEGMVEATGMTCQARSSYLADEVLWGHRFAPLLSREEGGYRVDYGGFHETVPVPTPGGSARQLAAAAARRDAHLYWSIPSRLDQPPDGGGGRAPGDPRESNGSLASPEAR